A window of Daucus carota subsp. sativus chromosome 2, DH1 v3.0, whole genome shotgun sequence genomic DNA:
GTTTTGTACACTATGTCGCAGCTGGATGTGAGCACGCTCTTTCATCTTTCTCCTTGCAAACCTTGCAAGACAAACGAGAAGAAAAATTCCAGGCAATCCTACCCCGACTACTATTCCATACTTAGCAGCTGTTGAAAGACCTGCAAATGGAGATCCAAACATGGTAAGAACCATAACAAACTTTGAAATGGGGGTAGTGAAAGTCTTTGCATTTAAGTCGGAGATTATGGAGACTTAATAATTAATTGGGTATGAGATGATTACTATATTTATTTAGAGATTCAGAGTTCAAATCCTAAAATTTTTTAACTACTTTCAAATTTATGTATACAGACCCAATCACCAAAATCCTAAAAATTTTTGAAACTACTCTCCAACTTATGTATATATACTGACAAAAATCCTGAAGTTCTGCTGAAATTTTTGGAACTACACTCATGAACCTTAACAAACAAGTCCCTTCTCTTCAAGTTGGAAACCAGCTTTTGATCaagaaaacacatcaaaatcGCTTCACAAGAAAAAATTATGTACGAACTGTTAAGCACTAACAAATGATTATAGTTTTCACATCAAACATTGCTTGCCACAATTAGCTATAATATAGAGTTGCAGAAGCTTAGTCTAATCAATTACCAGTCTGCATCTAATCAGCAACCTCCAAGACTTTCTCTTTGTTGCCTATTCACTTCAATTTCATGTCATATGTAAAGGTCATAACGTTTCGCCCTTTAGTCTTTAGCCGACGTATAAGAAATTCAGGCATATTAAACCCGATCACCCTATCAATTAGGCTTTATAGTAAACTACAATAGGAAGGGAGAACTGTGAcggaattataacaaaaaaaaaagggttatcAATTTATCATCATAACTTACTCTTGGCAGAAGAATTGGGCGCAGCCCACACAAACCCCACCAAAGTACTAATCTTGAAATTGATAAATTGGCAGGAATCCCCCAAACCCTGATTCATAAACTCGTCGAAAAATCTCCTGGGAATCGCCGCAACAGTCTTATTCCCATCCTCACCGGGAAAACACTTGACAACCTCAACGCCCGGAAAAAACCAGGCAGATGATGAGCAGTTGAAAAAGTAGTATTCTTCACGTAAACCCATAATGAACGGAGAGTCCAGAGGATTAAAAGCACCAATTCTATTAGGTGGACAAAACTCGGGCTTGATGTAAATAGTCTGTTCCATGTAATCAATATCAGTCACTTGAAAATCTCCTGCGAGATTGAGATTTATCATGAGCTCAGACTGGTTGCTGCATGAAAGATCGAAACCCGGAAATCCGCAGTGTCTCGGTTGATTGCTGAGCCGGAAAGGGAACCGGACTGTGGGCCCCAGAGGGCTGCATGAAGTAGAGTTGCATGTTTCTGCACATAGTACTGTGTGTGTGATGGAGAAGATGATGAAAAGGGTCGGTGGAAATAGAGTTTTGATCATCGCCATTAGTTTGGGTGGAACCGACTTTGAGTTTTGGTTAGGTTTTATGAGCTAGTGGTGTTAATACTTTCTAGTCAACTCGGAGGCCATTAAACGTATGTGGTGGGTACTTTCCCACAAAGTATTTGTATCGACTATATTTTCATTTGGCCtagaaaaatcgaaaaattaagAGGGATGTAttagattgggattttaaagcatttttttgcattcatgaaatccgagggtatttgattgtgattgtttgaaatccattaaaatcttggggtattcaattgagattttaaattatgctacaaaatctggtggtattcaattgagattttaaattatgctttaaaatccgatggtattcaattgagattgtttaaaatccattaaaatctgatggtattcaaatgctgatggattttttttcatttcataaaatgatagattttgtggcattcttccgtgtattttaagttttctgAAATCctaccaaattcaatgggattttgaaacattgtacctaaatcctatcaactccgcgacatttcatcaagaatccgcacaaaatcaaaatctcatacaattcattaaaatccatagactaaaaacaatgcattaaaatcccaatcgaatacacccccgtaataCTCTCTTTGTTTCCTTTCAATTTTTGGGTTTTCACATAAATACTCAagtccaaaattatttttgtaaaaatattacatattttttaaatattttacaaaaaataccaaatttttgaaatatttgcaaaaatactgtatgCAACACGGCAACCACACTTGCAACCAAATGAAACTATATTGCAATCCCTGCGGAGCCAATTAACTCAAGTTGCATCTAGTTGCAgatcgtatttttgcaaatattttctaaaaagttagtatttttgtaatttttttcaaaatatagtaaaatcacaaaaagacttaaaaaaaattagtatttttgacaaattcccttcaatttttatattttttatattattttaaaatacatacaaatatagtttcataatttttaaaaaatatttctttcttgTGTAAAGttttgatattaaatttttatttgaaaaaataaaagttcaaaataatttatcaatctatatctatttttatttaacaaatctaaatatattagaaaatatattaattggATTCTAATGATCTATAGCCTCAacgatttcatatttttataaatctttcccacattttttttaaacttgaaTTGTTgcttataaatttaaaagattctgCATCAATTATATTCAAATCCAACACCGAGCGAAAAGAAaaactattataattttattttattttcataaattattattagcCCGTTAGAAACCAAACTAAATACTATAAAATGATgtcaatgcatgat
This region includes:
- the LOC108192558 gene encoding RING-H2 finger protein ATL22 — protein: MAMIKTLFPPTLFIIFSITHTVLCAETCNSTSCSPLGPTVRFPFRLSNQPRHCGFPGFDLSCSNQSELMINLNLAGDFQVTDIDYMEQTIYIKPEFCPPNRIGAFNPLDSPFIMGLREEYYFFNCSSSAWFFPGVEVVKCFPGEDGNKTVAAIPRRFFDEFMNQGLGDSCQFINFKISTLVGFVWAAPNSSAKSLSTAAKYGIVVGVGLPGIFLLVCLARFARRKMKERAHIQLRHSVQNLPTTRISLTPPRYVMGLDKATINSYPMTVLGESKRLPKPSDSTCAICLSEYQPNDKLRTVPECNHYFHSNCIDEWLKLNASCPVCRNFPEGSSGRTAADPMSSSSSPTSLFSN